CGAAGATGGAGGCGACTTCCGCCCGTGCGTCAGCATCCTGTGGCAGGAATACCATGCCCGCAGCATAATCACCGGGCGCAGGGAGCTTGATGTTGAGCGACTTGCATTCGGCTTCCAGGAAGGTGTGCGGCATTTGCAGCAGGATACCAGCGCCGTCACCGGTGTTTTCCTCACAGCCACAAGCGCCACGATGCTCCATGTGGGTCAGTACTTTCAATGCCTGTTGGACGATCTGGTGTGACTTGACACCTTTCAGGTGAGCCACAAAACCCATACCGCAAGCATCGTGTTCAAAGCCAGGGTCGTAAAGCCCTTGCGCTGGGGGTAATTCGGTGTATCTCATCGGAATCTCGGCAACAAAAGGGTAGCTATTATGGTACAAAATACCGGTTCAGGGCTAGACCACCTTAGCGGGTTTTTCTTGACGGGGAAAGAGATGCTACCCGCCAAATGGAATATACTTGTCTGACCTAACTCAGGCAGATGGTAAAAAACCCGCCAAATGAACAACACTGGCCGTATTCCACGTGACTTTATTGACCAACTTTTAGCACGCGCCGACATTGTCGACGTGATTGGCTCGCGCGTGCCGTTGAAAAAGGCTGGGCGTGAGTACATGGCCTGTTGTCCTTTCCACAATGAAAAAACGCCTTCCTTTACGGTTAGTCCTGTCAAACAGTTCTATCATTGTTTTGGGTGCGGCGCACACGGTTCTGCCATCTCTTTTTTGATGGAATACGAACATCTGGAATATCCTGAGGCCATCGAGTCGCTGGCGCGCGCTATTGGGGTGCAGGTTCCCCATGAAGGTGCGGAATCTGCACCAAAACGCAAGCGTAAAGACAAAAACCTGTATGCGTTGCTGGAGGATGCGGCGGTCTGGTTCCAGTCCCAACTGAAGCAAAACCCTGAAGCCAGTAAGTATTTGCAACAGCGTGGGCTGACGGCGGAAGTCATTGCCGGTTTCGGGTTGGGCTATGCGCCGGTGGGCTGGGATGCCCTGGGCAACCAATTGTCGTCATACGGCAGCGAAAAGCTGCTGGCCAGCGGCATGTCGATCCGCAATGATGCGGGCAAATTCTACGACCGGTTCCGTGAACGCATCATGTTCCCCATCCGCGACCGGCGTGGGCGGGTGATCGGCTTTGGTGGCCGTGTGTTGGGTGATGGCACGCCCAAGTACCTGAATTCGCCGGAAACCGACATTTTCCATAAAGGTTCCGAACTCTACGGCCTGTTTGAGGCGCGCCAGAATACCCGCAAGCTGGAACGGCTATTGGTGGTGGAAGGCTACATGGATGTCATCGCTTTGGCGCAGTTTGGCGTTACCTATGCGGTAGCCACCCTGGGGACTGCCACCACACCCGAGCACATCCGGCAATTGTTGCGGCTGGTTCCGGAAGTCGTTTTCTGTTTCGACGGCGACAGGGCGGGGCGGGATGCCGCTTGGCGGGCATTGGAAAACGCCTTGCCTGAGTTGCGTGATGACAAGGAAATCCGTTTCCTGTTCCTGCCACAGGGGGAAGACCCCGATACCCAGGTGCGCAAAGCTGGTAGGGATGCCTTTGAGGTAGCCGTGGTGTCCGCCCTGACCCTGAGCGATTACCTGCTGGCAGGCTTGAAGGAACGTTTTAACCTCAGCACCCGCGAAGGCAAATCCCGCTTGTTGAATGACAGCCTCAAGCTGCTCGCCAACATGCCGACCATCCTGCTGCGGGAACAAATCTTTCAGGAATTGTCTACACTCACGGATACGCCGTTGGAAGTTGTGCGCCGTTATGCAAAAGGGAATACCTCAGGGGCTGCTGAACTGACCTATAATGTAGCGCGTCCTGCTGATCAGGATATGCGCCGCACGCCAGTCCGCCACGCTATTGCCTTATTGCTGCACAACCCGGCATTGGCGGAGCTGGCGGGTAGCCCGGAGCAAATCCTCAGTTATGATCTGCCGGGGATGGGTTTGCTGGCTGCCATGATTGAAAATATTGAGGAGCACCCCCATATACACACAGCAGGTTTACTGGAACGTTTCCGCCAGACCGAACATGAGAATGCGCTGCGGCGCTTGAGCAACTGGCAGGCGGATACCAGTGATGAATCTGTTATCCGGCGCGAATTTTCCGATTGCCTGCAACAAATCAGGCGGCAATCGCGCCACAAACAACTTGAGCAACTGCTGCACAGGGAACGGACTGAGGGCCTAAGTGCGCAGGAGCAGCATGATTTAGTGTGTCTGTTATCTGAATTACACAGCCGGTGAGTGATACGCGTTCTTGACGATGGTTGTGTTTCAGAAAAATGTGATATGATTACCGACCTTTTTTTCAGAGAGTTTAGGGCATGAGCCAAGAAGAACAGCAGCAATCCAGCCTGAAAGAACTGATTGCCAGGGGTAAGGAACAGGGTTATCTGACCTATGCTGAAGTCAATGACCATCTTCCTGACACCATCGTTGACCCTGAGCAGATCGAAGATATCGTTGCCATGATCAACGATATGGGTATTACTGTTTATGAACACGCCCCGGATGCCGATTCCCTGTTGTTGAATGACGACGCTGTGCAGGCCGATGATGAGGCGGCAGAAGAAGCTGCGGCTGCGTTGGCAAACGTTGACAGCGATTTTGGCCGTACTACCGACCCTGTACGTATGTACATGCGTGAAATGGGTACGGTTGAGTTGCTGACCCGCGAAGGCGAAATCCAGATTGCGATCCGTATTGAAGAGGGTTTGAATGAAATCCTGCGGGCGCTGGCGCAATATCCCGCATCTACTGAAGTGCTGTTGGAAAAATCGGAATTGATTGATTCCGAGGAAATTCGCCTGACCGACATCATTAACGGTTTTGTCAACCCAAATGAAGACCTGAACGTCTTTGCGGTAGCAGCTCCCGTTGTTGATGAGGAGGCAGCAGCAGCGGCTGAAGCCGATGATGAGGCTGGCACAGATGAAGACGATGACGATGAAGCATCTGATCCGGTGGATACCGGCCCTGACCCAGAAGAGGCCCGCATCAAGTTTGCCGAGTTGCGTGACCTTTATGAAGCGTCGAAAGTTGCCTGTGACAGCAATAACGAGTCTGCCTATACCGCAGCGCGTGATGCTGTTGCCACCAAGTTTATGGAATTCCGCCTGGCTCAACCGATCATTGACCAGCTGACCATTCAGTTGAACGAAATTGTTGACCGTATCCGCCAGAATGAGCGCCACATTATGAAGCTGTGCGTGCAAAAGGGTGGTATGGCGCGTCAGGATTTCATCGACAGTTTTCCGCAA
The sequence above is drawn from the Thiothrix nivea DSM 5205 genome and encodes:
- the dnaG gene encoding DNA primase yields the protein MNNTGRIPRDFIDQLLARADIVDVIGSRVPLKKAGREYMACCPFHNEKTPSFTVSPVKQFYHCFGCGAHGSAISFLMEYEHLEYPEAIESLARAIGVQVPHEGAESAPKRKRKDKNLYALLEDAAVWFQSQLKQNPEASKYLQQRGLTAEVIAGFGLGYAPVGWDALGNQLSSYGSEKLLASGMSIRNDAGKFYDRFRERIMFPIRDRRGRVIGFGGRVLGDGTPKYLNSPETDIFHKGSELYGLFEARQNTRKLERLLVVEGYMDVIALAQFGVTYAVATLGTATTPEHIRQLLRLVPEVVFCFDGDRAGRDAAWRALENALPELRDDKEIRFLFLPQGEDPDTQVRKAGRDAFEVAVVSALTLSDYLLAGLKERFNLSTREGKSRLLNDSLKLLANMPTILLREQIFQELSTLTDTPLEVVRRYAKGNTSGAAELTYNVARPADQDMRRTPVRHAIALLLHNPALAELAGSPEQILSYDLPGMGLLAAMIENIEEHPHIHTAGLLERFRQTEHENALRRLSNWQADTSDESVIRREFSDCLQQIRRQSRHKQLEQLLHRERTEGLSAQEQHDLVCLLSELHSR